A genome region from Populus alba chromosome 5, ASM523922v2, whole genome shotgun sequence includes the following:
- the LOC118030447 gene encoding pollen-specific protein C13, producing MARVLLLLALCVLPALVTAARPARNPFVVQGSVYCDTCLAGFETSKTTNIAGAKVRLECKDRKTQDLVYSKEGTTDSTGKYTITVDEDHEDQICDCMLVSSPRKDCRSPSAGRDRARVILTNDNGLVSTTRYANAMGFMAAQPMSGCTELLRLYQEYED from the exons ATGGCTCGAGTGCTTTTGTTGCTTGCTCTATGTGTGCTACCAGCCCTCGTAACAGCTGCTCGCCCAGCGAGAAATCCATTTGTGGTTCAAGGGAGCGTCTACTGTGACACTTGCCTCGCTGGTTTTGAAACCTCCAAGACCACTAACATTGCAg GTGCCAAGGTTAGACTGGAATGCAAGGACAGAAAGACACAAGATCTTGTCTACAGCAAGGAAGGAACAACCGACTCAACTGGAAAATACACCATCACTGTTGATGAGGACCATGAGGATCAGATTTGCGATTGCATGCTAGTTAGCAGCCCCCGGAAGGACTGCCGATCACCATCTGCTGGCCGTGATCGTGCCCGTGTTATCTTGACCAATGACAATGGACTTGTCTCAACTACCCGTTATGCCAATGCTATGGGTTTCATGGCAGCACAGCCCATGTCAGGCTGCACTGAGCTTCTCAGGTTATACCAGGAGTACGAAGATTAG